A window of Populus trichocarpa isolate Nisqually-1 chromosome 17, P.trichocarpa_v4.1, whole genome shotgun sequence genomic DNA:
aaataggccaatatattttgttttcctagTTTAAtagttaagatttttattattttttgtattaggatttgttatatttataacttgaaatcattctttttttcatatgtcAATATCAAGCACAATTACATTCATATTGATGCATTTAgggataagaaaaaaactgaaaaaatattaaatcgagaaaactagaaaaaaattaatcgaaaaaaccgagccaaatcgaaaaaaatcgagctaactgaaaaaactgagccaaactgATTTAAACCGGTTTTTATCCAAGAaacaaaccgaactgaaaccgatcgatttgaaccagttttggttttttttttttaaaaaaattcagtttaattattttttttgataaaaaccgaataaaaaatgatcatcatgaatatatttatattaaacttatttttcttataatcccCTAAAcgtaatttgaaataaaaacatgaacaaatCCATTTACCATTCAaaccatattttaaaattgcagTACCCTTTCTTGACTTATAAGCACATAATGCAACGagtaaaacaaaactcaaatcaaTTTGCAGTCTTACTATTGTGTTCAAATCAAGTTCAAAGATTACCACTCCCAATTGGCATTCTCTCACGGAATTTTCAGCAAGAATAATCAACTTTAGACCAGGCTAAAAGCtgaatttaatttcaatgtGTTCTTGAGACTACGAGTAAAAGACCATTAATTTACTAatacaactatatttttttgttaatttctctaaaaatctACCATCATCTTCTTTGAGAATCAATAGCTTCTAGCATCATTAAAACACCggaaaaaatatgtaattgacAAAGGAGATAAACAATTACTTcacagaattaaaaaaagaaacaaaaatatttccatTTATCGGTAAGAATTATTCGGGGATAGTAACTAATACAGGTCTCCAAGCTCTCCTTAACAATCTATATCTAAACGTCGCCGCCACCGGTCTCAACGCGCCGACACCGCCACCTCTTCTCAACGCGGCTCCGCCGCCACTAATCAACCCCACCTCCTCACCACCACCACGCTCGCCACCCCTCCTCTCCTGCTCAAAGGGCGGGGAAGACACAAACAAATCCTTCAATTTCCTCCTCACCCCCTTCTCGGGCAACGGATCTTCCTCCACCTCCGATTGATCTTCTCGCCGGGGAGCCCTCCAGCGAGCATCGGATTTCTTCGAGAGTAGCATCCGAAGAGTCTTCCTCCTGCGGCGGATGTGAAAAACCGGACTTGTCGTTGGACTTTGTGTTGGTGTAGCTACTGCACATTGCGTGGCTAATAGCTTGAATTTTTGCAGCGTCGCCATTAATcaagaaaagcaagaaaaccCCAAGACTTCTCTCTCTCAACAGCTCTGAGATCTATTGAGATTCAAAACCCATCTGGGTTTCCTTTTGATTTGATCTTGTGGAGGAGAAGAAGGGGAGAGgggttgttttaatttttctggtGTTTGGATTCGAAGGGGTGGTGATGGTTATGTGGTGACAAGTGGAGGAGAGTGGGAGGTTTGGGATTATGGAACCGACGCAAGTGAACGAGTCCAAGGAGTACAGTGTGAGAAATGGATTTGTGTCTTTGTTTCAAGAGGGTTTGAGGCGATGACTAATGAGTAATGAGGTCTGGTAACGGAAATTGCACGTGATAGACTACCTAGTATGATCTAATCTAATGTGGCTAGGTACAAAGTTTATGTcttcataataatattaataataataataataataataataataatattggttGTCTTATGtagagaaaaaatgaattgtCGGTTTTGTCCTTCCATTCCACGTATGGTCAAGTCCAATGTTATAATGattttcatgattatttttagaatagCATGCTTTTTTAGAAATGAATTGACATTCcgtagcttttatttttatctcctaagagaaagaaattgtttagttagttaaatattttgttttttttcattatattttttatataattataaatcaaaccttggttttgtaaaaattaaaataacatattttttatttatgaaaatatacttttcaattattttacattcaaaaatatatttcatagcatttttaaccaaatacttaatttttttaaattataattaaaaaatattttttaaaaatttatttttttaaaaccataactaaaaaaaaactattataatattaaaaatacaccTAGTTGGATTAAAGAATCAGTGGTGGTTATGCTAAAACAAGTTCAACAATAGTAAAGCTTTTGCTGTGGTGCAAGATAGGAGGGTGCATGAAAATGTTTTTGGTGAATATAAGATCTAGatgtgaaattattatttttttatttaaaaaaaaataaaaagctgaTTCAAGGATACTTTGTCCAGATCAAATGCAAAgtatagttcttttttttttttttttacttgtatgTGCAATTATCTAattatgacattttttttttttgggtttgccaGGATACAGGAGTCTGGATCAAGCAGAGAATAGGGAGTAGACAGACATCTTTCATGAAGTGTTAAATTATTTAGACTTCGTTACTCGTatttacaaaatcaaaattaaaaaccaagtcTCCAAAATATACTTCAGAATTCCCATGTATCAACAAAAGCATCCCAAATCATCGTTTGGTATCTAGTCCCGTTGAGAGAGTCTCTCGCCGGATCCTTGATGCTTTCCGGTACTATACAGGGAGGACAGTAGCAAATCTTGCTGGAGTCATGGCGCAAGATTTTTGCCACCAAAGTCGAGCAAACGCCTCATTTGACAGGCGAGGTTGAACTGGAACAGATAGCCATCCTAGCTCGCAGGAACTCAGCCAAACTGTTCTCTCGCCCTTTACCATCTGTAACAGAAGAAACAACGACTTTTAAAACGGTTGTAAGTAATGCATTCTAACTTATTGAAAACGAAATCTTCATTCAAACATTTGAACTTTAGCAAACATCATAGCAGCATTTTATAAATTCACCCCATGTAAGAGCAATAATTGTGCTTGATGGCTTGGCTCAAAATGCAGCTTCTACAGAGATGTGGACcgcatttgtttttgtgtgtaAACAACAAATCAACAAGAAGTGAAAGATAGTAGAACTCAAAACTCATTGATATCTGATAATTGATGGTACAAAAACTGGAATTTAAAGGTGAAAAGGATGAGGAAATCTCAACTGCTAGTAGGAATGTGGGGTTATGGTTGAAGAACTGTCGGCCCAAAATGGATCAGACAAGGAGTCCGGTGAAAGTTGAACTGGGGGAGGAGCATGCTTCAGTAACCCGACATCATCATCCCTAATATCCAATACTTCTGCATTCCCTGCTCCATAGTTTTCCTTCTCGATTCTTTTTAATGCCTCCAATACTTCTTCCATAGCTGGCCTCATTTCTCTATCTTGTTGCAAACACCGGAAAGCTAATTCTGCAACTGATGTTACCATCCTTCTCACTACGATATCCTTATCGAATCCAAGAAATGGATCAACCAACTCATTTAAAGcatgattttggattttgttgacTGCCATGTTGGACAGATTAATATCGTGCCGATGCCTATTGGTGTCCACTGCTTGTAAAGATGATATCAGCTCAATCAAGACTACACCAAAGCTGTAAACATCACTCTTGTTGGTGAGTTGGTAGCATTGATAATACTCCGGATCAACGTATCCCGGTGTTCCCTGTGGAGCAGTCGACACATGCGTGACATCATTTGGGAACAATCTCGACAAACCAAAATCAGCCACTTTCACATGGAAGTCATTGTCTAGGAGAATGTTAGTGGTTTTGACATCACGGTGTATGACATCTGAAGTGTGGAGGTATGCGAGAGCACTGGCTGTCTCTATAGCAATGCTCAACCGAACAGGCCATGTGAGCAAACCAGAGTTCGACTGTCTTCCATGAAGATGATCAGCAACCGTTCCGTTTGGAATGTACTCATAAACAAGTAGAAGCTCATGGCTGTGCCTTGTGGTGCATCCATAAAGTATCACCAGGTTCTTGTGCCGTAGATGAGCTAGgatctcaatttcattcataAACTGCTCAGCACGTCTCATGTTGTTCTCATAAAGGCGCTTGACAGCAACCACACGTCCATCCTTGAGTACACCTGATGAGTCAAgcaatcataataaaaattgagaaaGGAGACAACAAAGCAGTTAATGTTAATTTGTGCAAGTTG
This region includes:
- the LOC18099459 gene encoding uncharacterized protein LOC18099459, whose protein sequence is MATLQKFKLLATQCAVATPTQSPTTSPVFHIRRRRKTLRMLLSKKSDARWRAPRREDQSEVEEDPLPEKGVRRKLKDLFVSSPPFEQERRGGERGGGEEVGLISGGGAALRRGGGVGALRPVAATFRYRLLRRAWRPVLVTIPE